One Candidatus Nitronauta litoralis genomic window, GGGTCCGTGGCCGTAAGTCAATAAAGAAAAATGGATTATACCCGACCCATAAGGTCTATGTAAAAATATTATCATTTGGTTTTTCCACATGTCAAAGATATTCAAGAGCCCTTCTATATAAATAGAAGAAGCCTTCAAATATTAGTCTCATTTTCCCGGCAAAACTTACCTGATTGGGTCGATTTTTTGCTCATTTTTGTGAAATCCCCCTCCCCAAATGCCTCTTGCAAGGTCATTTTTTCCCTCAAAAAAGTGTCAAACGGAAGAAACAGTCATTTGCCCAATATCCGCTCCTACCCAGAGTCACGATTGCAACCATAACCTCCTAAAATAGATAGAGTTAGGATGAACAAGCCCGCAACTCGACCCACTGAAATTCCCACCTTTTTTTATTGACAGTATGTCTTGTTGTGTTACGATAGTGTCAAATTGTGTCTAATAGTGTTTAAATAGGTTTGATTTTCATTTAATAGCGGGCATTGGGTAATGAGCGGATTTTTAGGGACATACACGGTAAACCTCGACGAGAAAGGTCGTCTGAACGTGCCGTCCAAATTCAAAAACACTCTCGAGAGCAGATACGGAGGCCAGTTGGTGACCGTTGCTATGGAGGGGTACCTCATTGTCTTTCCCCATAAGGAATGGGAGAAAAATGAAAACCGCATGGATGAAATGTCGCCTCTCAATCCCGAGGAACGGGACGCGGTGCGGCCCTATCTCTCCAGTGCCAGCGACTGTGAAGTGAAGTCTGGAAAAATATTGATCCCCGCCTTCCAAAGAGAAGCGGTAGGGCTAACCAAAGAACTGGTTCTGGTGGGGATGTCGAGAACTTTTGAAATCTGGCCGGCGGAAAAGTGGAAGCCGGCTGGCCGAAGCTAGGCCGACAATGACGGTCAGCGACGATGACGAAATATCACGTTTCCGTCATGCCTTCGGAGGTACTTCAGTATCTGGAGCCTGAGAAGAGAAGTTTGATTGTAGACGGAACGTTAGGAGATGGCGGACATGCAGAGTTGATCTTGAAGCACTCCGGGCCGGATTGCCGGGTCCTCGGAATTGACCGGGACGCGGAAATTCTGGAACGAGCCCGCAAGCGGCTGTCGCCTTTTGGCGACAGAGTGGTTCTGGCGCACGGTAACTACAGTGAGCTGGGCCGGATTCTCCGTGAAAACGGGATAAAAAAAATTGATGGTCTTCTGCTGGACCTCGGCATGTCGTCCTTTCAAGTCGATTCCCCCGAACGGGGTTTCAGTTTTCAACACGAAGGGCCATTGGACATGCGAATGAACAGGCAGGAAACTTCCACCGCTGCAGACTTACTGGTCACCTTGTCTGACAAGGAACTTGAAAGGGTTTTTAAGGAATACGGCGAAGAACGAAACAGTAAACGAATTGTCAGGAAAATCCGCGATGCGCAGAGCAAACACCCCATTACAACAACCCACCACCTAGAACAACTCCTCTCCAGCGCGGCGCATGCGTCGCGTAAATCCTCAATTCATCCCGCGACACGATCCTTCCAAGCTCTGCGCATTGCGGTAAACCTTGAACTGGAACACCTGGAGGCTTGCCTCCAGGAATCTCTCGAATACCTCAGCCCTGGCGGCCGCCTTGTCCTCATCTCATTTCATTCACTCGAAGACCGCAGGGTAAAAAACTTTTTTCGTACGCAGGAGAGCGTCTGTGTTTGTCCGCCCAGGCTTCCGGTGTGCGTTTGTGGTCAGGTTAAAAAACTGAATATTCTTACGCGCCGGGTGGTGCGCCCCACTGCCGAGGAAATCCGCAATAACCCGCGCGCCTCGAGTTCCAGGCTGCGAGCGGCTGAAAGGGTAAACGTTGCTTGAGCTTTTAAAAAAAATGCGCCACTGGGTGCGCCTCACCCCGCGCGAATTCCGAGTCGTTGCCCTGGTTTCAATCCCGTTTGTGCTGGCCGCGCTCACTTACGTCTGGCCCAATGTTCGCATGGTGCTTCTGGCGTATGAATTCCAGAAACAGCAGAGGGTGCATCAAACATTGTTGAGCAAAAATGAAATTTTAAAACTGGAGCGTGAAAGTCTGACGGCGCTTGACCGTATTGCTCCGATTGCCAAAAAAGACTTGGGAATGCAAACGCCTGCGCCGGGCCAGGTTGTCACCGTGTTCCTGAAAGAACCCTCGAAAACCGGTTAACGACTACAGCTTTCTTGTTAAAGGGCGATCTGCAGTTAGCCAACCTGAAAAATCTTGTCCTGGCAACACATGCCGGAAGACAAAAAAATGAGCCGACCAAAAAATTCAAATGTCAAAGCGCCGCTTGCCGGATTCAAAAACCGGTTGGGGCTGGTCGTGTTCTTTCTGGCTATGTATGGAGCCGGGCTTACAGCACGCCTGGTCTATCTCCAGGTTTTCCAGCATGAAGAGCTTTTGGCCGAAGCTGAAAAACAGTACGTCGAGAAAGTGGAGATCAACACTGGAAGAGGAAAAATTTTTGATCGCAACCATAACCCTCTGGCTACCAATGTGGATGTTGAGTCGGTTTATCTCAACCCGAAAGAGGTCGTCGATTTCAAACAAACACAACGCGCACTTTCCAACTCTCTCGGGTTGTCGCCGCGAGTAGTGAAAGAGAAGCTGGGGTCGCGACGACATTTCGTCTGGTTAAAGCGGAAAATCTCTTTGCCGGAGGCTGCCCGACTGAAAAACCAATCGATACCCGGTGTCGGTTTCATTCGGGAAAGCAGGCGTTTTTATCCTAAACGGGCATTGGCCGCAAGCACTCTTGGGTTTGTCGGTCTCGATAACCAGGGATTGGAAGGACTTGAGCACTATTACGATGACCTTCTCAAGGGCACCACGCGAAAAACTTATGTTGAACGCGACGCGCGTGGTCGTCCCCTGCTGGATTCTGAGGAAGGGGTGCTCACTCCTTCCCCGAGTCATGACCTGGTCCTGACCCTGGATGAAGTGATTCAGTTTCACGCGGAGTCTGCTCTGATCCGGCAGGTTGAACGCTACAAAGCCAGGGGTGGCGTTGCAGTGGTGATGGAGCCTGAAAAAGGTGACCTTCTGGCGCTCGCTACCTATCCGCCTTTTAATCCGAATCGATACAGTGCTTCCGCCCCTGAAGCCTGGCGAAATAAAATTGTGTCTTACGCTTACGAACCGGGCTCCATTTTTAAACCCATAGTCGCTGCTGCCGCGATGGAAGAAGGCACCGCTGAGCCAAAAGATATCTTCTTCTGCGAAAACGGACAAATGAGAATCGGCAGATCTAAAATTGGTGAGGCGGCAAACCACAGTTTTGGCTGGTTGTCTCTCAGCCGCATCCTCATTCATTCGAGCAATATCGGCGCAATCAAAATTGCGCAGACCCTTGGCAGTCAACGTTTCTTCGACTACATCCGACGCTTCGGGTTTGGAACCCGGTCCGGCATTGATTTGCCCGGTGAATCTCCTGGCATGCTCCGGCCTTTAAAAAACTGGTCAGGTCTTTCTCTCGCTTCCATTTCGTTCGGCCACGAAATTTCTGTAACGCCGCTTCAAATGGTCACCGCTATGGCGGCCATTGCAAACGGTGGCGTTTTGGTTAAGCCAAGGATCGCATCAGGGGTATGGAAAAACGGTCGGCAGGTAGACAGTTTCCCGCCTGAAAAATTAAGGCGGGTGATCTCGGACAAAACAAGCCGAAAAATGGTCAGTATTTTAAAAGAGGTGGTGCGCCAGGGAACCGGAAAAAAAGCAGCAGTGAAAGGATACGAGGTAGCCGGAAAAACCGGCACTGCACAGAAAATTGATCCGGACACACGCAAATATTCAGCAGACAACTACCTGGCGTCTTTCATCGGGTTTGTCCCTGCAGATTCGCCCAAGCTAGTCATTCTGGTGATGATTGATGAGCCAAAAGGAAAGTATTGGGGTGGAGAAGTCGCTGCTCCTGCGTTCAGTGAGATTGCCCGGGAAACCCTGAGGTATCTCAACGTTCCTTCCCGGGGTGAGCGGGTTTTCGTTCTGGATCGCGCATGAAAAAAGTATTTCCGGAAAATTTTATCGGGGAGTTGAAAGAAGGAATGGCAAGTAGATTGTCGGACATGATGAGCGGGTATCCTGTCGTTAACTTATTGGGAACTCTTGATCGTGAGATCACCTCCATCGCCTACGATTCCAGAAAAGTAGAGGCTGGAGGTTTGTTTGTGGCGATTGCCGGAACGAAGGAGGATGGAGCGCGTTACATCCCGGAAGCCATCCGCAGAAAAGCCGCGGCGTTCATCACCCAGTCTTCTCCTCAGCAGTTGCTTGAAATGGGCATTGGTATTAATGGAATCACGCAAATCCATGTGGAAGATACCCGGCATGCGCTGGCATGGCTTTCAGGTCGCTTTTACAACCAGCCTTCACGCTCACTCAACCTGATTGGGATCACAGGGACTAATGGCAAAACAACTCTAACCTATCTCCTGGAATCTCTGTTTAGTGCTGCGGGCAGAGACTGCGGAGTTATCGGTTCAATTAATTACCGCTATCGCGACACTCTTTACCCAGCCAATGTCACCACTCCGGAATCGCTTGACCTCAACCGTATGCTTGCTGAAATGGTCACGAACGGTGTCCAGGATTGCTTCCTTGAAGTCTCTTCGCATTCGCTTGCACAAAAGCGAGTAAACGGGTTGCATTTCGATCTGGCCGTGTTCACTAACCTGACGCGCGACCACCTTGACTATCATTCCGATCTCCATACCTATCGTCAAACCAAAATGCGTTTGTTCCGGGATGAGCGGGTAGAGAAACAAGTGATCAATCTTGACGATCCGATGGGCGCCAAAATCCTGGCTGAAACTTCACGTCCTACGTTGACCACAGGGATCGAGTCCAAAGCGGATATCCGAGCAGAATCTATTGAGCTATCTGACCACGGTGTTCGATTCAATCTAAAAAGCCCTTATGGAAGCCGCAACATCCATTCTCCTCTTTTGGGCAAACACAACATACTCAACCTTCTGTCCTCTGCTGCTGTAGGCCTGTTTCAAGGGGTTTCACTCGATGCGGTTTGTTCGGGAATCGAGTTACTTTCGGTTGTTCCTGGTCGACTTGAAAAAATCCAGAACAATCGCGGTTTCACTGTGGTAGTCGACTTTGCCCACACCGATGACGCTCTTTACAACGCCTTGAGAGCGGTCCAGGAATTTACTACCGGACGAGTGGTGGTTGTGTTCGGCTGCGGCGGAGACAGGGATCGCACAAAGCGGGGTCCGATGGGAAAAGTGGCCGTGGACAATAGCGAACTGGCCATTATCACTTCGGACAATCCACGTACAGAAAACCCACGGCAGATCATTGAAGACATCAGTCTTGGGCTTCCCGAAAAAGCCGTTGAAGAAAAAGATTACCTGATTATTCCGGATCGCCGGCAGGCTATCGAAAAAGCCCTGCAACTGGCTGAGTCCGGAGATACGGTGATTCTGGCAGGAAAAGGTGCCGAGGATTATCAAATCATAGGAACCGAAAAATTTCACTTTGATGACCGGGAAATTGTCCGGGCACTTTTGGATGATTAAGAATTAATGAAAAAAAACTTTGAAACAGTATTAACCGCAACCGGAGGTCATTTGATTCACCGGGGAAGCGACCATGAGTTCAGCGGGTTGTCTATAGACTCCCGGACTCTTGCAGCAGGAGAGCTCTTCCTTTGCCTGACAGGGGACCGTTTCGACGGGCACGATTTTCTTGCTGATGCTGTCAGGAAAGGAGCGTCCGGATTGATTGTCTCAAGCCTGGATAAATTACCTGGCATGGTCGAAGGTGAAGGCCCGTTCGTAGTCCGGGTTGAGGACACTTTGCTGGGGCTGCAAGCTCTTGCGCATTACTTTAGAAAACAATTTTCGCTGAAAGTCGTCGGCATCACAGGAACCAATGGAAAATCGACAACTAAAGAAATGATCTCTTCGATTTCCAGCACACAATTCAACACACTAAAAAGCCACGGCAATTTTAACAATCACATTGGACTCCCCCTCAACCTCCTTGGTCTGAATAAACAGCATGAGGTGGCGATACTTGAAATGGGAATGAGTGCCAAAGGGGAGATTGCGCGACTGGCCCAGATTGCCGAACCGGATATCGGTTTGATCACCAATATTTCAGAGGCGCACATGGTGCACCTCCCCACGGTGCGCGATGTTCAATCTGCAAAAGGAGAATTGTTTTCTTCCTTAAACGAAACCAGCTGCGCCATTGTGAATGCAGACGATCCACTTGTCCTGGAACTGGCAAAAAACCTGAGGTCCAAAAAAATCACTTTTGGCGTAGACAATGACGCTGACGTACGAGGACTGGATATTCGCCAGAGCGCAGGATTCGGTTACCAGTTCTCCCTTGCGACCACGAGTGGCAAGCATCCTGTCCACCTTCCCTTTCCTGGTCGATATAACGTCCTCAATGCAGTTGCTGCGGCCGCTACTGGTTTCGCGCTTGGCCTCGCTCCCGAACAAATTGTGAAAGGTCTCGAGACCTCAAAGCTCCTTGGGCAACGTGTGCAGGTTCGCAAGGAAAAAGGCGTGACATTAATTGACGATACCTACAACGCCAATCCCCGTTCCATGCTGGAAGCCATCAAAACACTTTCCAGTCTGGATTCCACTGGAAAGCGTTTTCTTGTCATCGGCGACATGTTTGAACTCGGAAACAATGAAACTGCGGCGCACCAGCTCCTGGGAGAACAGGTGGCCAAAGGTTCTATTGATTTTCTTGTAGGAGTGGGAGATTTGATCGGACTGACAGTTGAGTCGGCAATTGAGGCAGGACAGCCAAAAGAACAATCGATTCTTTTCAAAACTCACGAGGAAGCGGCGCGCTTTTTACAAAATCAGGTGCAAAGCGGAGATGTCATTTTATTTAAAGGTTCACGGGGCGCACAGATGGAGCGGGTCCTGAAAGTTTTTTGCGGAGACAATTGATTCGATGTTTTACCATTTGTTTTACCCATTGAGTGCGGACTACTCGATATTCAACGTATTCCGCTATATCACCTTCCGTTCTGCTTATGCCGGGATCACGGCGCTAGTCGTTTGCCTGGTGGTGGGCCCGGCGATGATCCGGCTCTTGCAGAAACTTTCAATCAAGGAACGCATTCGTGAAGATGGTCCAGAAGCTCATCAGGTAAAATCCGGCACTCCCACTATGGGCGGTTTGCTCATCCTTTTCGCGTTCCTGCTATCGACCCTGCTCTGGTCCAACCTTTCCAACACCTATATCTGGGTGATGATTTTTGTTTCTACCGGTTACGGTTTACTTGGCTTCTACGACGACTGGGCCAAACTTAAACGCGGCGATGGCTTGAAGGCTCGCACCAAAATGATTTTTCAGATTCTGCTTGGTTTCGGTGTCGCTCTATTCCTGACTTACCTTGACCCCAACCGTGCCTCTTTCTCAACTGTGCTCTATGTACCGTTCCTCAAGGATTTCACTCCGGACATTGGTGAGCTGGCTTATCTGGTTCTGATAGTTCTTGTGATCGTTGGGACTTCCAACGCAGTCAATCTGACGGATGGTCTTGATGGTCTTGCTATCGGCCCAATTATTATCGCGATGGTGACCTATACCGTCATTGTTTACCTGTGTGGGCATTTCAAGTTCTCCGAATATCTCAACATTCGTTTCATTAAAGATGCCGGGGAAGTCGCTGTCCTCACCTCCTCCGTGGTCGGTGCAAGTCTGGGGTTCCTCTGGTTCAACGCATACCCGGCCCAGATGTTCATGGGTGATGTCGGGTCTCTTTCATTGGGCGCAATTCTGGGAACGCTTGCTGTCATTTCAAAACATGAATTACTGCTGATCCTCATCGGAGGAATTTTCGTAATCGAAGCGCTGTCGGTCATCATTCAGGTGGCCTATTTCAAATACACGAAAGGCAAACGCTTTTTCAAAATGGCCCCATTGCATCACCATTTTGAAAAGTCGGGCTGGGAAGAACCAAAAGTTATCGTGCGGTTCTGGATCGTCGCTGTTGTGCTGGCAATGGTGAGTCTTAGCACATTAAAACTGAGATGAGTATGGACGTTAAAGGTAAGAAAGTCAGTGTACTGGGGATGGCTCGGTCGGGAATATCTATAGCAAGATTCCTGATCCGACAAGGCGCTTACGTCACGCTGTTTGATAGCAAATCCAAAGAGGAACTCAAAGAACGTGCAGCCCTTCTGCCTGAAGAAGTCGACGTTTGTTATGGCTCTTGCGTTCCTGCAATAGATTCTGACCTTGTCGTGCTCAGCCCCGGTATCGACATAGAGTCCCCTGACCTTGACACGGCTAAACAAAAGGGAATTGAAATCGTGGGTGAACTGGAGCTGACATTTCGGTTTTTCAACCCTCCGGTTATCGCAATCACGGGAACCAATGGCAAATCAACCACCACTATGCTGGTTGGGGAATTATTAAAAGAAGCTGGTCTGGACATCGCAGTCGGCGGCAACATCGGGACTCCATTCTCAGAGCTACTCAAGAACCCGCCAAAAGACTTTGCCGTAATCGAAGTGAGCAGTTTTCAACTGGAAACGATTCGAGATTTCCGACCCAAAATAGCTGCCATCCTGAACTTGACACCGGATCATCTCGATCGTCACGGATCACTGGAACATTACGCCGCACTCAAGAAACGTTTGACTGAAAATCAGCAATTGGATGATGTTCTTGTGCTGAATGCTGACGATAAAAACGTTTCTGAAATGAGAATGAACTCTAAAGCAAAACTTATAAATTTCAGTCTCACTGAAAAACCCAATGAAGGTGCCTGTGTATCAGACGGCAAGATCATGGTTTACCAAAACGAACTTGAACAGCCGATCATTTCAGTTGAGGCCCTGCCATCTGCGGCAAAAAGCCAATTGGAAAATGTTCTGGCAGCAATCGCCATAGCCCATCAAGCTGAAGTACCGGTTGAGGTCATGCAACGCGTTATCAAAAACTTTAAAGGGTTGGAACACCGCCTGGAATGGGTGCGCAACATTGAAGGGGTCGACTACGTCAACGATTCCAAAGGAACCAACCTGGGCGCTCTCGAAAAATCCTTAAGCGGTTTCGATCGCCCGGTTGTGCTCATTATGGGTGGGCAGGACAAGGGAAGCGACTTTCTGACTCTAAAACCACTATTCAAAAAACGAGTCAAGCACATGGTCCTCATCGGTGAGGCCCGTCAAAAAATCCGAGCCACGCTAAACGGAAGTTTCACATACGAAGATGCCGATTCGATGGAAGAGGCCGTACGCGTTGCCTCTATTCATGCAGAGCCCGGTGATCTGGTTTTGCTTTCACCAGGATGCGCAAGCTTCGATATGTTTCGCGATTATGAAGACCGCGGCAGGCAATTTAAAGAATTCGTTAACAAGCTGTAAAAACAAGGTTGGTTAATAAAAGTTTATGAGTTCATCCAATAACAAAAATCAGCACTTTGACACTCTCCTCGCGTTGACCCTTGGCGCACTCGTGTTGACAGGTATTGTGATGGTCTATTCCGCCAGTGCCGTATATGCGCAGGAGGAGTACCAGGATTCTCTTTACTTCCTGAAACGTCATCTTGCCTGGGTGCTTCTAGGATCAGGAGTTCTGGTGGCGGCTTTCAAGGTTGATTACCACAAACTTCACGCGCTCACTTATCCAGCCATGGCCCTGACACTGCTGCTCTTATTGATGGTGATGCTGCCCGGCCTTGGTATGGAAGCCGGTGGCGCACGCCGCTGGCTCAGTCTGGGACCCTTGACCTTTCAACCGTCCGAGTTAGCCAAGTTTACGGTCATCCTGTTCATTGCCCGGTCCATGGTTAAACGTGCAGACAAACTACGCGACTTTGCCTACGGTTATCTTCCAAATCTGATCGTCCTCGGTATTTTCTTTACTCTGATTCTGCTGCAGCCGGATTTTGGTACGGCCATGATTATTTCTCTCGTCGCTTTCACCATGCTGTTTGTGGCCGGTGTTCGTCCAAAGTTTCTGGTTTATTCCGTACTCGCAGTGCTGCCCTTCCTATTGACTGCAGTGCTCAGTCACCAGTACCGGACACGGCGCATTATGGCTTTTCTGGATCCCTGGCAGGATCGTGCGGACTCCGGTTTTCAGGCAGTGCAATCTTTTCTGGCGTTTGGACAAGGTGGTATCTGGGGACTTGGCCTCGGTGACAGTCGTCAAAAACTGTTTTACCTGCCCGAGGCGCATACAGACTTTATTTACTCCGTTATTGGAGAAGAATTGGGAATCATCGGAGCCCTGGGGGTTCTGGTTTTGTTTGGCGTACTCATGTGGCGCGGATTCAGCACCGCGTTTAGAGCACGCGACTTGTTTGGCACGCATCTGGCCTTTGGTCTTACTTTAGTCATCGGGGTACAGGCCCTCACCAACATGGGAGTTGCGACTGGCATCCTTCCCACAAAGGGACTGACTTTGCCTTTCATCAGTCTGGGAGGTTCATCCCTGGTGGTGAGCATGTTGTCGATGGGCGTGCTGTTGAATATTTCAGAACACGCCACCCGGGCTTGAGGCAGCAATGCCTAAACGGGTGGTGATTGCTGGCGGTGGTACGGGAGGACATCTTTATCCCGGCATTGCTCTGGCTAGAAAATTGATGGAACACGATATGGAAATCACTTTCATAGGAACGGAACGAGGAATCGAATCCAGAGTTTTACCCAAAGAAGGGTTTCCTTTGAAAACTATCGCATCAGCCGGACTGGTCGGCAAACGCGGCATGAGTCGAATTGTATCGTTGGTCAAACTGCCAGTCGGTGTTCTGCAGGCCATGGGTTATCTGGCCGGTAACCGCCCTGCCCTTGTGGTGGGTGTTGGCGGATACGTTTCCGGCCCGGCAGTTTTTGCGGCGAGTCTGCTTGGAATTCCAACGTTGATCCACGAACAAAACGCCTACCCGGGAGTGACCAATCGGATGCTCGGCAAATTGGCTAAACGTGTCTGCATCAGCTTTGAAGAGGCAAAACAATTTTTCCCGAAAAGAAAAGTCGTGCTGACTGGAAACATGATCCGAAAAACATTTTCCGAAGCCAGCGAACCTCAACCAAGAGACGCGGGCGAAAAACTAAACGTCCTTATTCTGGGCGGCAGTCAGGGTGCAAGCTCGATCAACAAGGCCATGACCGAAGCTCTTCAACACCTGGATGAATATAAAGAACGTATACAACTGGTGCATCAGACGGGTGAGAACGATTTAGAAAAAGTGAAAAGCGAATACCAGAAACAAAACTGGAGGGCTGAGGTTGCTCCATTTCTCTTTGACATGGAAGAGCGCTATCAAAAAGCGGACCTGGTGATCGCACGTGCGGGTGCCACAACACTCTCTGAAGTCACTGCCCTTGGGAAGCCATCCATCCTGATTCCGTTTCCATTTGCTACCCACAACCACCAGGAAAGAAATGCACGTGTCCTGGAAGCTGCCGACGCTGGTGTAGTGCTTCTTGACCGTGAAGTCGACGGAAAAAAAATTGCGGAATTAGTAATCGACGCACTCGAAAATCCATCCAGGTGGAATGTGCGCGCACTTGCAAGCTATCAACTTGGACGACGCGATGCCACCCACCGGGTGGCGACTGAATGTCTGGAATTGATTAACCTTAAGGCCGCCTGATTTTCAAGGTGGTTTGGAACAATGAAGCATGTTTTTCGGCAACACAAAACGCATTCACTTTATTGGAATCGGAGGTTCCGGTATGAGCGGCATCGCTGAAGTGCTCATCAACCTGGAATACGAAGTGACCGGTTCAGACCTGTCGCGCACTCCGCTCACCGATCGACTCGAAGGATTGGGAGCAAAAATCCTTTTTGGTCATGAAGCGGGAAATATTGCTGAAAGCCAGGTCGTGGTCGCCTCCAGTGCAGTGAAAGCAGACAACCCGGAAGTCCTGGAAGCCCGACGAAGGATGGTTCCGGTGATCCCACGCGCAGAAATGCTGGCCGAGCTCATGCGGATGAAATACGGAATCGCTATTGCCGGAACTCATGGCAAAACAACAACCACCTCACTGGTCGCAACAGTATTGGCGGGTGGGCACCTCGACCCTACAGTGGTCATTGGTGGCCGACTCAAAAGCGTGGACAGTCACGCCAAAATGGGACAAAGCGAAATCCTGGTGGCGGAAGCAGACGAGAGCGACGGTTCGTTTCTCAAACTGTTTCCAACTATTGCTGTGGTCACCACACTCGATGAAGAGCACATGGATTTTTACGGGACACTCGACAATTTAAAAAACGCGTTTCTGGACTTTCTGAACCGACTGCCGTTCTACGGAACGTCTGTTTTGTGTCTGGACGATCCCAATATTCAGTCCCTCATTCCTAAGCTTGAAAAGCGGCATATCACTTATGGCCTCACCAGCCAGGCGGATTATACCGCGAAAGGGATTGAGATCCAGGGACTGGACACCTGGTTCAATGTACACCATCACGGAGAAGAGCTTGGGCGAATTCACTCCGTTGCACCCGGTCGGCACAATGTCCTGAACACCTTGGCGGCGGTAGCGGTCGGTATGGAATTGAATCTTTCTTTCGATGCGATCGCATCTGCATTGAAAGAATTTAAAGGAGTCAAACGGCGTTTTGAAATTATTCACGATTCAGATGCTTTGATCGTTATCGACGATTATGGACATCACCCGGCAGAAATTCAGGTGACGCTCCGAACCGCAAAAGATGTCTGGCCGGATCGCCGATTGGTGGTGGTATTCCAGCCGCATCGTTATTCACGTACCCAACATTTACTCGGCCAGTTTTTCTCCGCCTTCAACGATGCGGATCATCTACTGGTTCTCGATATATATCCCGCCGGGGAGGAAAAAATTCCAGACATTGATGGAAATCGACTTGCCGAGGGCGTTATGGAATACGGGCACAAGGATGTGCACTACCTCCCCACGGTTCAGAACGCACTGGACCATTTGCTGCAGAACCTTCAACCCGGCGACGTCGTCCTGACTCTTGGTGCCGGGAATGTTTGGGAACTGGAGCAAGAACTGCTTGCCAACCTCCCCGAGGCACTCCGCCAAGGGCCGCCTGAAAAGGATAACCTTTGATGCTACAGGATACCTGGAAAACCCGTCTCTTCCGCTTTGCCCATCTGCAGGCATACGGGCAACCGACTCAGCATGCAACTGCTTCGCAATCTTCCCGGACCATCCTGGGCCGGACCCTTTACAAGAGAAAACCCATGACCCAGTCCAGCCATTGGCTCAACCAGATTAAGGGAGAAGTCCGGTCCAGTGAAATGATGTCTCAACACACCTCGTTAAGAATCGGCGGACCAGCGGACCTCTTTATTTTGCCTCAGGACCTTGACGATTTGAAATTGATCCTGCGCAACCACGGCGTCACTCCACTGTTTTTTCTCGGAGAAGGCTCCAATCTGCTGATCAGCGACAAAGGAGTGCGCGGAATTGTGGTGTCATTGAAACGAGGCTTCAAAAAAATCACCCTGCCGGAGTTTTTCAATAATCCACAAGATGAAGAATGCGCCATCCTTAAAGTCGGTGCTGGGGTGAAGATGTCATACCTGGCCAAATTCGCAGCGAAATATGGACTGACAGGCATTGAAACTCTTGTTGGAGTTCCAGGGTCTCTCGGCGGCGCTCTCATCATGAATGCTGGCGCGGAAGGAACCGAAATCG contains:
- the murB gene encoding UDP-N-acetylmuramate dehydrogenase, whose protein sequence is MLQDTWKTRLFRFAHLQAYGQPTQHATASQSSRTILGRTLYKRKPMTQSSHWLNQIKGEVRSSEMMSQHTSLRIGGPADLFILPQDLDDLKLILRNHGVTPLFFLGEGSNLLISDKGVRGIVVSLKRGFKKITLPEFFNNPQDEECAILKVGAGVKMSYLAKFAAKYGLTGIETLVGVPGSLGGALIMNAGAEGTEIGDVVKNITVLRKDGDLVTYDREQLVFEYRKTTFPEKPCVIVYAELELKSGDAAEIQGRIDDYLKKRSQTQPLSLPNSGSVFKNPEGMKAGKLIEQAGLKGFTVGEASVSIKHANFIVNKGEASASDVHSIIGHVQETVKEQFNVELKTEVIIAGDW